Part of the Aurantiacibacter aquimixticola genome, AAAAAGATCGAAGCGATCATCAAACCCTTCAAGCTGGACGAGGTGAAGGACGCCCTGCACGAAGTGGGCGTATCCGGCATCACCGTTACGGAAGCCAAGGGCTTTGGCCGACAAAAGGGCCATACCGAACTCTATCGCGGCGCCGAATATGTCGTCGATTTTCTGCCGAAGGTGAAGCTGGAAGTGATCGTGCCCGATGGCCTGGCGGACCAGGTCGTCGAAGCGATCGCGGGCGCGGCCAAGACCGGGCGCATCGGCGATGGAAAGATCTTCGTCTCCGACATCGCGACCGCCATCCGCATCCGCACCGGAGAGCAGGACGACGCGGCGCTGTAATCTACTCCCCCTCCCGCCTGCGGGAGGGGGCCGGGGGGTGGGCCACCGCTCCTCACAAACCCACCCCCAGGCCCTCCCGCAGGCGGGAGGGGAGATAACTCAGAAGGACAGACCAATGGCCAGTGCATCGGATATCGTGAAGCGGATCAAGGACGAGGAGATCGAGTGGGTCGATCTGCGTTTCACCGATCCCAAGGGCAAGTGGCAGCACCTTTCCATGGTTGCCAGCGCGCTGGATGAGGATCAGCTCGAAGAAGGCCTGATGTTCGATGGCTCCTCCATCGCCGGGTGGAAGGAAATCAACGAATCCGACATGATCTTGCGGCCCGATCTCGATGCGACCTATATCGATCCGTTCAGCGCGACGCCGATGATGGTCATCTGCTGCGACATC contains:
- a CDS encoding P-II family nitrogen regulator, encoding MKKIEAIIKPFKLDEVKDALHEVGVSGITVTEAKGFGRQKGHTELYRGAEYVVDFLPKVKLEVIVPDGLADQVVEAIAGAAKTGRIGDGKIFVSDIATAIRIRTGEQDDAAL